CAAGGCCAAATACCCCGGCGCGCCCGTGGTCAGCTATGTGAACACGTACGCCGACGTGAAGGCCGAATCGGACTACTGCTGCACCTCAGGCAACGCCGCCCAGGTGCTGCGCCACCTGGCCGATAAGGGCCACCAGCGGATCATCTTCCTGCCGGACGAGTTTCTCGCGCGGAATTCCGCCGCGGAAACCGGCCTGGCCTATGCCCCCGCCCTGGACGATGCCCAGGTCGCCGCGCTGCCAACGGACCGGCCCGCCGTCCTCGGCTGGAACGTCCGCTGCGAGGTCCACGAGCTCTTCACGCCGCAGGATGTGGACAACATCCGCCGCCAGTTCCCCGACGCCGCCATCCTGGCCCACCCCGAGTGCAGCCCCGAAGTCATCGCCAAGTCCGATGTCTCCGGCAGCACCAAGGCCATGGTCGATTATATTGAACAGGTCGACGCGCCGCAGTACGCCCTCCTCACCGAATGCAGCATGGGCGACAACATGGCGGGCCAGTTCCCCCACCGCGAGATGATCCGCAGCTGCAACCTCCGCTGCCAGCACATGAACCAGATCACGCTGGAGGACACGCTGGCGGCGCTGCAGAAAATCCAGTACAAGGTCGAGCTCGACGGCGCCATCATCCAGGCGGCGAAGAAGCCCATTGATCGGATGCTAGAGATACGGTAGGGAAGACGACACACAAGACACCGCGCGCCCGAGGCTACAACCCCGGGCGCGTTTTTTCTAATCGAAGATTCGACCCGGAACTCCCCCCTCGCCTATCGCTTGAAATCTTCCGGCTCCAGCGGAGGCACGACATTAGGCGCATCAGGGTATTTCCGCTTACGCTCCTCCTGCCTCTGCATGACATCGCGAAGCATGGCCTCAAGATCGCCGCCAAATGATTCCAGGATTTCCTGGCGTGCCCGGCGAACATCCGCCACAATCGGATCGTCAAAGAGAGGTATACTCTCCGAAGAGTTCATAGGGTGTGCAGATGATGGGGAGTTCATAGCCTTCCTCCAAAACCAATTCCGCCAGGCGGCGCAAGATTATCGCGTTTGCGATATGCCGGCAGTTCCACGTTGCCAAGTATTCCATTCCATGCCGCGTAGCGATTGCGACATGGGCGGCATCGGTTTCCGCCTTCTTCGGAATTATACCACTTTTCAAAATATGCTTGGAGAGCTGGATCGATTCCTCATCGAATTGGAGCAATCCCATCCCCGCCATGATCGCCAGCCGCCGGCGGGCGGCGTCCGGATGTCCTCGGGCTGCCTCGTCGACAACCGGTTGGGAGACAAAAAGCCGATAGTCGTCGCGCCGTTGGTCCCACCACTGCCACGTCAACTGCTGATGCCCCGCCACGACGAGATCGTTCGACGGGCGCGCCGCCAGATAACTGATCACGCTCGTTTCGATATATACGGATGGAAGTTCTGTCATTCGACAGTCCTCAAATTTGCGACACGGACAGTCTAGTCGCTCACCCTGCTGGGGTCAATCCCCGGGAACCGCGCGGTTTGGATGCCGGGGCCGCGATTTTTTTCAGGGGGGATCCCACAAAAAAAGAGCGCCCCGCAGGGAGGCGCCGCTACATGTCCCATGGGACAGTGGGTTCGGAGTGTTCTCCTTACTATGAATTGTCAGGGAACCACCGATCAGGTATACTGAACGGAGTATACGGCAGTACCAGCCACTTTGTCAATCGAAAAAATGGGAACAAACCAAGCAGGGGGCACCCCCATGTCCAACAGTGAAAAAGCACGTTATGTCTTGGGTCTGGATCTCGGCGTTTCGTCGGTAGGCTGGGCGCTGGTCCGCTTCGACGGGAAACGGCCCGTCACGATAGAAGACGCGGGCTCCCGCATCTTTGAATGCGCGATGACCAACGACAAGGGCGAGATCACGCAGGGCAAGGAGGAATCGCGGAACAAGGCCCGCCGCGACAAGCGCCTCATCCGCCGCCAGCTCGACCGGCGGGCGCGTAAACTTCGGGGCCTGGCGCTTCTCCTCAGCGACGAGGGGCTGCTCCCCGGCGCCGACCTGTCCAGTTCGCAGAAACGCCACGAGTACCTGGTCGCGCTCGACCGGGAAATCGCCCAGCGCCACCTTGCCGAAATACCCGAGGAGAACCACCACCGCTTCCACAACACGCTCCCCTACTGGCTTCGCGCGCGCGCCCTGGAAACGCGGCTTGAGGCCGACGAATTGGGGCGGGTCTTTTACCATTTCGGGCAGCGCCGCGGCTTTCTGAGCAACCGGAAGACGGACCGCGACGATGACGAGAAGAGCGTCGTCTATGAAGGTATCTCGGAACTCGAAGAGCAAATGTCGGAGGCGCGCTGCGAGACCCTGGGCCAGTACTTTGCCAATTTAGATCCCACCGACGCCACCGGCCGACGGATCCGCAAGCACTACACACACCGGCGGATGTTCGAGGCGGAATTCGAAGCCATCTGGCGTGCGCAGCAACCCCACCACCCGGAGCTGCTTACCGAAGAATTCAGAAAAAGACTCCACCGGCGCATTTTCTTCCAGCGCAAGCTGAAATCCGCCAAGCACCTCCGCGGACTTTGCGAATACGAATGTGAAGATCGGGGCGCCGAGCGGGACCGCCCCCGGGCGCCCTGGGCGCTGGAACTGTCCCAGCGTTTCCGCTGCGCCCAGGCCGTATCCAACCTGGAATACGAACTCCCGGACGGCACCGCGCACCGGCTCACCGACGAGCAGCGGGGGCGCATGCTGGCGCACCTGAACTCGGGGAAGCACCTGAACGACGGCGGCTACCTGAGCTATGCCGAAGCGAAAAAACTTCTCGCGCCTCCGAAGGGTCTTGGCAAGGGCGTCACCCTGAATCTGGAGCGCGACGGCGGGCGCGGGATTCGGGGGAATTCCACCGCCCAGAAGCTGTACTCGATTTTCGGCGACCGCCTCGATGAATTCACGCCCGAGGAACGCCTCCAGGCCGTGGAAGACTTGCGGAGCTACGAAAAGGAGGGCGCGCTCGCGAAGCGCGGCCGCGAGCGGTGGGGGCTCAGCGCGGAGGCCGCCAAGCGCTTCAGCCAGATCCAGCTCGAACCGGACTACGCAGGCCTGTCGCGGCAGGCCATGGAGAAACTGCTCCCGCTCATGGAGGGCGGCACGCACTACATGAGCGCGGTCATCGAAGTATACGGCGATCAGACGGCCGACTGGCACGCGGAACGCCTCCCCTCCCTCCGCGACGCACCCTTCGGCGAGATCCGCAATCCCACGGTCTCCCGCATCCTCACCGAGCTGCGCAAGGTGGTCAATCACGTCATCGACACCTACGGCCTGCCGGACGAGATCCGCATCGAGCTGGCGCGCGACGCCAAGCGCAGCAAGAAGGAGCGGGCGGCGATGAACAAGAAAATGCGCGATCGCGAGAAGGAGCGGGCCGGCCTCCTGAAGGAGATTCAGGACACTGTCGATTCCAATTACCAGCCCAGCCGGGACGATATGACCCGCGTGCTTCTCTGGAAAGAGTGCAACGGCAAATGCCCCTACACCGGGCGATCCATCAGCATGGGCCAGCTCCTCGGCGCCGCGCCGCAGTTCCAGATCGAGCACATCATCCCCTTCAGCCGGAGCCTGGACAACTCCTTTCTGAACAAGACCCTCTGCTACCACGAGACCAACTACGCCAAGGGTAACAAGACGCCCTACGAGGCCTTCTCCGACGACGAAGACTGGCCGGCCATGCTCGCCCGGGTGGCGGATTTCAAGGGCGACGCGGCCCAGGAAAAGCTGCGCCGTTTCAAGATGCGGGGAAAGGAACTGGAGACCTTCATCGAGGACTTCAAGTCCTCGCAGCTCAATGACACCCGCTACGCCTCGCGCCTGGCGATGGAGTACCTCCGCATTCTCTACGCCGGCGACTGGCGCAAGCACCTCTTCGCCAGCAAGGGCACGATCACCGCCGAACTGCGGAACGCCTGGAAGCTCAACGGCATCCTCAACGACGGCGGCGAGAAGAAATCCCGCGAGGACCACCGCCACCACGCGGTCGACGCGATCGCCATCGCCCTGGCCTCGCCGGATATGGTTCAGGTCGTCAGCCAGGCCGCACAAATGGCGGAAAAGGAGGGCCACCGCCGCTGGTGGAAGGTCATCCAGGAGCCGTGGGACGGGTTCCTGCGGGACGCCACCGCGGCCATCGAGCGCATTGTCGTTTCGCACGCCCCCAATCGCGTGGTGCGCGGCGGCCTGCACAAGGAAACGAACTACAGCCCCGACAAGGAAAATCCGGACGGCAAGCGTGTGGTTCACGTGCGCAAGGCCCTCGCCAATCTCACCAGCGGCGAGGTTCAGAACATCGTCGATCCCGCCGTGAAGGCTTGTGTGCTCGAAAAAATGGCCGAACTGGGCAAGAGCAACCCGGCCGAGGCCTTCAAGAGCGACGCCAACCTCCCCCGCCACAAGAACGGCAAGATTATCCGCAAGG
This is a stretch of genomic DNA from Candidatus Hydrogenedentota bacterium. It encodes these proteins:
- the nadA gene encoding quinolinate synthase NadA, with translation MTHANTLEYGASLDELRKRLHEKLHKVMPEFEIDLKAGIAHQINLLKKEMNAVILGHNYMEPALYHSVPDYVGDSLHLSAVSAKTSADIIVFCGVWFMGETAKVLNPEKTVLVPSDKAGCSLAAGIKASDVRALKAKYPGAPVVSYVNTYADVKAESDYCCTSGNAAQVLRHLADKGHQRIIFLPDEFLARNSAAETGLAYAPALDDAQVAALPTDRPAVLGWNVRCEVHELFTPQDVDNIRRQFPDAAILAHPECSPEVIAKSDVSGSTKAMVDYIEQVDAPQYALLTECSMGDNMAGQFPHREMIRSCNLRCQHMNQITLEDTLAALQKIQYKVELDGAIIQAAKKPIDRMLEIR
- a CDS encoding type II toxin-antitoxin system VapC family toxin; translated protein: MTELPSVYIETSVISYLAARPSNDLVVAGHQQLTWQWWDQRRDDYRLFVSQPVVDEAARGHPDAARRRLAIMAGMGLLQFDEESIQLSKHILKSGIIPKKAETDAAHVAIATRHGMEYLATWNCRHIANAIILRRLAELVLEEGYELPIICTPYELFGEYTSL
- the cas9 gene encoding type II CRISPR RNA-guided endonuclease Cas9 (Cas9, originally named Csn1, is the large, multifunctional signature protein of type II CRISPR/Cas systems. It is well known even to general audiences because its RNA-guided endonuclease activity has made it a popular tool for custom editing of eukaryotic genomes.); the encoded protein is MSNSEKARYVLGLDLGVSSVGWALVRFDGKRPVTIEDAGSRIFECAMTNDKGEITQGKEESRNKARRDKRLIRRQLDRRARKLRGLALLLSDEGLLPGADLSSSQKRHEYLVALDREIAQRHLAEIPEENHHRFHNTLPYWLRARALETRLEADELGRVFYHFGQRRGFLSNRKTDRDDDEKSVVYEGISELEEQMSEARCETLGQYFANLDPTDATGRRIRKHYTHRRMFEAEFEAIWRAQQPHHPELLTEEFRKRLHRRIFFQRKLKSAKHLRGLCEYECEDRGAERDRPRAPWALELSQRFRCAQAVSNLEYELPDGTAHRLTDEQRGRMLAHLNSGKHLNDGGYLSYAEAKKLLAPPKGLGKGVTLNLERDGGRGIRGNSTAQKLYSIFGDRLDEFTPEERLQAVEDLRSYEKEGALAKRGRERWGLSAEAAKRFSQIQLEPDYAGLSRQAMEKLLPLMEGGTHYMSAVIEVYGDQTADWHAERLPSLRDAPFGEIRNPTVSRILTELRKVVNHVIDTYGLPDEIRIELARDAKRSKKERAAMNKKMRDREKERAGLLKEIQDTVDSNYQPSRDDMTRVLLWKECNGKCPYTGRSISMGQLLGAAPQFQIEHIIPFSRSLDNSFLNKTLCYHETNYAKGNKTPYEAFSDDEDWPAMLARVADFKGDAAQEKLRRFKMRGKELETFIEDFKSSQLNDTRYASRLAMEYLRILYAGDWRKHLFASKGTITAELRNAWKLNGILNDGGEKKSREDHRHHAVDAIAIALASPDMVQVVSQAAQMAEKEGHRRWWKVIQEPWDGFLRDATAAIERIVVSHAPNRVVRGGLHKETNYSPDKENPDGKRVVHVRKALANLTSGEVQNIVDPAVKACVLEKMAELGKSNPAEAFKSDANLPRHKNGKIIRKARVAKTDPTIPVGKDERVRYVSPGNNHHIEIFEVADKKGNPKWEGRVVSMYECCRRRAKGLPVVDRTHPDGGKFVFSLAKGDMVEMLNEVGERSIYVVRKMSKNNQGAIQLLFLEHTDARDVTKIPVKGRLKVPNIMRQSECRKVTVSPLGEVRYARD